In Nocardia sp. BMG111209, a genomic segment contains:
- the lpdA gene encoding dihydrolipoyl dehydrogenase — protein MTSHYDVVVLGAGPGGYVAAIRAAQLGLRTAIVEQKYWGGVCLNVGCIPSKALLRNAELAHIFTKEAKTFGISGEASFDFGAAFDRSRKVADGRVKGVHFLMKKNKIDELDGKGTFVDPHTISVALSNGGTETVTFDNVIISTGTITKLLPGTSLSQNVVTYEEQILTRELPGSILIVGAGAIGMEFAYVLKNYGVDVRIVEFLDRALPNEDADVSKEITKAYKKLGITISTGAAVQSIEDNGTKVTVAIKDNKSGNIETVTVDKVLQAVGFAPRVEGYGLEATGVQLTERGAIAIDEYMRTNVPHIFAIGDVTAKLQLAHVAEAQGVVAAESIAGAETLPLGDYRMMPRATFCQPQVASFGLTEEQARNEGYDVKVANFPFTANGKAHGLGDATGFVKLISDAKYGELIGGHLIGPDVSELLPELTLAQKWDLTVNELARNVHTHPTLSEALQEAIHGLAGHMINF, from the coding sequence GTGACTTCCCACTACGATGTCGTCGTTCTCGGCGCTGGTCCCGGCGGTTACGTCGCCGCGATCCGCGCAGCTCAGCTCGGCCTGCGAACAGCGATCGTCGAGCAGAAATACTGGGGCGGCGTGTGCCTGAACGTCGGGTGCATTCCGTCCAAGGCCCTGCTCCGCAACGCGGAACTGGCACATATCTTCACCAAGGAAGCGAAGACGTTCGGCATCTCCGGGGAGGCGAGCTTCGATTTCGGCGCCGCGTTCGACCGCAGCCGCAAGGTCGCCGACGGCCGCGTCAAGGGCGTCCACTTCCTGATGAAGAAGAACAAGATCGACGAGCTCGACGGGAAGGGCACCTTCGTCGATCCGCACACCATCTCCGTCGCCCTGAGCAACGGCGGCACCGAGACGGTCACCTTCGACAATGTGATCATCTCCACCGGCACCATCACCAAGCTGCTGCCCGGTACCTCGCTGTCGCAGAACGTGGTCACCTACGAGGAGCAGATCCTCACCCGGGAACTGCCGGGCTCGATCCTCATCGTGGGCGCCGGCGCGATCGGCATGGAGTTCGCCTACGTCCTGAAGAACTACGGCGTGGACGTGCGGATCGTCGAGTTCCTCGACCGCGCGCTGCCGAACGAGGACGCCGACGTCTCCAAGGAGATCACCAAGGCATACAAGAAGCTGGGCATCACCATCAGCACCGGCGCCGCGGTGCAGTCGATCGAGGACAACGGGACCAAGGTCACGGTTGCCATCAAGGACAACAAGTCCGGCAACATCGAGACGGTCACCGTCGACAAGGTGTTGCAGGCGGTCGGTTTCGCGCCGCGGGTGGAGGGCTACGGCCTGGAGGCCACCGGCGTGCAGCTCACCGAGCGCGGCGCCATCGCGATCGACGAGTACATGCGCACCAACGTGCCGCACATCTTCGCCATCGGCGATGTCACCGCGAAGCTGCAGCTGGCGCACGTCGCCGAGGCGCAGGGCGTGGTGGCCGCGGAGAGTATCGCGGGCGCCGAGACGCTGCCGCTGGGCGACTACCGGATGATGCCGCGCGCCACCTTCTGCCAGCCGCAGGTCGCGAGCTTCGGCCTCACCGAGGAGCAGGCCCGCAACGAGGGCTACGACGTGAAGGTCGCCAACTTCCCGTTCACCGCCAACGGCAAGGCGCACGGCCTCGGCGACGCCACCGGTTTCGTGAAGCTGATCTCCGACGCCAAGTACGGCGAGCTGATCGGCGGCCACCTGATCGGCCCCGATGTCTCGGAGCTGCTGCCCGAACTGACCCTGGCGCAGAAGTGGGACCTCACGGTCAACGAGCTGGCCCGCAACGTGCACACCCACCCGACGCTGAGTGAGGCGTTGCAGGAGGCCATCCACGGCCTGGCCGGGCACATGATCAACTTCTGA
- a CDS encoding ATP-binding protein, translating into MDTAALVTLMRRMGSDLAEVEVKSAAGGLPKNIAETLSAFANGGGGSVVLGLSEHDNFTPAPGFDAEAVRTALAGTCSDLMDPPLRVRIDIEEFEGALIVTAEIPELDPMDKPCFVKARGHYQGSFIRSGDGDRKLGHYEVTQLLSNRTQPVYDLEPVVNAARSDLDDDLVRRVVRRARQRQPRAFGHLETDEALVRLNALTNVDGIMRPTLGGLLCLGSYPQQFFPQLFVSLVVLPGTEMGELSAGGARFLDNVSLDGPIPVMLATASAALQRNMRRAAVVNGLFREDRYDYPLEVIRELIVNALMHRDYSPGARGTQIQIEMYRDRLVVKSPGGLYGNVIGPLLGTSEQSSSSRNASLAKLLSDLPADTSGDQAVSENRGSGLPTVMATLRRAGMSPAAFDVAPGHVQVTVPQHALLDIGTIEWIGTLGLDGLTDQQNLALAMMRSTGRVTNAMMQAWGVDRTTARSALRDLVDRGVAATTGGRRYANYQLTVPTETAPIVRRAEQDSVSGTGSELDAIVQAIRAGHTTTRSLETALGMNYQTVLRRLRKLIDAGVVEREFARHSSRQQYRLRIPSRHPGQFTGGQ; encoded by the coding sequence ATGGATACCGCCGCGCTGGTCACACTGATGCGGAGGATGGGGAGCGACCTGGCAGAGGTCGAAGTGAAGTCCGCAGCCGGTGGTCTGCCGAAAAATATCGCAGAGACCCTCAGTGCATTTGCGAACGGAGGCGGTGGGTCTGTCGTGCTCGGCCTCTCCGAGCACGACAATTTCACGCCCGCACCGGGATTCGACGCCGAGGCGGTACGCACCGCGCTGGCGGGCACCTGCTCCGATCTCATGGATCCGCCGCTACGGGTACGGATCGACATCGAGGAGTTCGAGGGCGCCTTGATCGTCACCGCCGAGATTCCCGAACTCGACCCGATGGACAAACCGTGTTTCGTGAAGGCTCGCGGTCATTACCAAGGTTCGTTCATTCGCAGCGGCGACGGCGATCGCAAACTCGGCCACTACGAGGTCACACAACTACTGTCCAACCGAACGCAACCGGTGTACGACCTCGAACCCGTCGTGAACGCCGCACGCTCGGATCTGGACGACGATCTCGTCCGACGGGTGGTTCGTCGGGCGAGGCAGCGGCAACCGCGCGCTTTCGGACATCTGGAGACGGATGAAGCTCTGGTTCGATTGAATGCGCTCACGAACGTCGACGGGATCATGCGGCCCACCCTGGGTGGGCTGCTGTGTCTGGGCAGCTATCCACAGCAGTTCTTTCCACAGCTGTTCGTTTCCCTGGTGGTACTTCCCGGCACCGAGATGGGCGAGTTGTCCGCTGGTGGCGCCCGTTTCCTCGACAACGTGAGCCTCGACGGGCCGATTCCGGTCATGCTGGCCACCGCCTCGGCGGCACTGCAACGCAATATGCGCAGAGCAGCGGTCGTCAACGGATTGTTTCGGGAGGATCGCTACGACTATCCGCTGGAAGTCATCCGTGAGTTGATCGTCAACGCACTGATGCACCGCGACTACAGCCCCGGAGCCCGTGGGACACAGATCCAGATCGAGATGTACCGTGATCGTCTCGTCGTCAAGAGCCCGGGTGGGTTGTACGGCAATGTGATCGGCCCACTCTTGGGCACCAGCGAACAATCCTCCTCCTCGCGGAACGCATCTCTGGCGAAACTGCTGTCGGACCTTCCCGCCGATACCTCTGGCGATCAGGCCGTCAGCGAGAACCGAGGTTCGGGATTGCCCACCGTCATGGCAACTCTGCGGAGGGCCGGAATGAGCCCGGCCGCATTCGATGTGGCACCGGGACATGTCCAGGTCACCGTTCCGCAGCATGCGCTGCTCGATATCGGCACGATCGAATGGATCGGGACGCTGGGTCTGGATGGCCTGACCGATCAGCAGAATCTTGCCCTGGCGATGATGCGGAGTACCGGCCGCGTCACGAACGCGATGATGCAAGCCTGGGGCGTGGATCGCACAACCGCCAGATCGGCGCTGAGAGACCTCGTCGACCGGGGCGTGGCCGCGACGACCGGCGGTCGCCGATACGCGAATTATCAACTCACCGTGCCGACCGAGACCGCTCCGATCGTTCGTCGCGCAGAACAGGATTCAGTGTCCGGGACCGGCAGCGAACTCGATGCGATCGTCCAAGCCATCCGAGCCGGGCACACGACGACGCGATCACTGGAAACCGCACTGGGCATGAACTACCAAACGGTCCTCCGACGTTTGCGCAAATTGATCGATGCGGGTGTGGTCGAGCGGGAATTCGCTCGGCACAGTTCACGCCAGCAATACCGGTTACGCATTCCGTCACGACACCCGGGTCAGTTCACCGGTGGTCAGTGA
- a CDS encoding carboxymuconolactone decarboxylase family protein, with translation MESTAPRIAPGRLRELGPVNWLAWQALSRAAGTPDAHLFSTLGRTGGLFRGWLHYSGKLMPGGRLRRYDTELVILRVAHLRHCEYETDHHIRLGKRAGVTQEILDRLREGPTAAGWSDRERALLTAVDRLVETRDLDDATWQALATHYDERRLIEIVLLANQYEGLASTITALRIQTDH, from the coding sequence ATGGAGTCGACAGCGCCGCGGATCGCACCGGGCCGGCTACGCGAGCTGGGCCCCGTCAACTGGCTTGCCTGGCAGGCGCTCTCGCGGGCCGCCGGCACCCCCGACGCTCACCTGTTCAGCACCCTCGGCCGCACCGGCGGCCTGTTCCGGGGCTGGCTACACTATTCGGGCAAGCTGATGCCCGGCGGCCGATTGCGCCGCTACGACACCGAATTGGTGATCCTGCGCGTCGCTCACCTGCGGCACTGCGAATACGAGACCGACCACCACATCCGCCTGGGCAAACGGGCCGGCGTCACCCAGGAGATCCTGGACCGCCTGCGCGAGGGCCCCACGGCCGCAGGCTGGTCCGACCGGGAACGCGCCCTGCTCACCGCCGTCGACCGGCTCGTCGAGACCCGCGACCTGGACGACGCGACCTGGCAGGCGCTGGCCACCCACTACGACGAGCGCCGCCTGATCGAAATCGTCCTGCTGGCAAACCAATACGAGGGCCTCGCCAGCACCATCACCGCCCTGCGCATCCAGACCGATCACTGA
- the sigI gene encoding RNA polymerase sigma factor SigI, whose translation MEMSREFTDAWRAHRIHLVDLAFRILGDIGAAEDAVQEAFTRLSLARDVEDERAWLTVVTGRLCLDQLRSAWHRHEKPSDPADLTNADPVLPTPSPDPADRVTLDDEVQLALLVLLQRLAPAERVAFILHDVFGQPFELIADTLGRPTGTCRQLARRARGKLSDADRISKAVAAEQHRDVTERFIAACTGGDLDALVAVLHPEAWGRASFAADIGLAPVVSRGPHEVATTLLPFYGPGVTMVTHPHSDRPAVLAYRDRRLFAVLVLTIAEDRILRIEATVDPA comes from the coding sequence ATGGAGATGTCTCGGGAATTCACCGACGCCTGGCGGGCCCACCGCATTCATCTGGTGGACCTGGCCTTCCGCATCCTCGGCGATATCGGGGCGGCCGAGGACGCGGTGCAGGAGGCGTTCACCCGGCTGTCGCTGGCACGCGACGTCGAGGACGAGCGGGCCTGGCTGACCGTGGTGACCGGCCGATTGTGCCTGGACCAGCTGCGCAGCGCCTGGCATCGGCACGAGAAACCCTCGGACCCGGCCGATCTCACGAACGCCGATCCGGTGCTGCCGACACCGAGCCCGGATCCGGCGGATCGGGTCACCCTCGACGACGAGGTCCAGCTCGCGCTGCTGGTGCTGTTGCAGCGGCTCGCACCCGCCGAGCGGGTGGCCTTCATCCTGCACGACGTGTTCGGGCAGCCGTTCGAGCTGATCGCCGATACGCTCGGCCGCCCCACCGGCACCTGCCGGCAGTTGGCCCGGCGGGCCCGCGGCAAGCTCTCGGATGCCGATCGGATATCGAAAGCCGTTGCCGCAGAACAGCATCGGGACGTCACCGAACGTTTCATCGCCGCCTGCACCGGCGGCGATCTGGACGCGCTGGTCGCGGTCCTGCATCCCGAGGCGTGGGGCCGGGCCTCGTTCGCGGCCGATATCGGCCTGGCACCCGTGGTCAGCCGGGGTCCGCACGAGGTGGCGACGACCCTGCTGCCCTTCTACGGTCCCGGTGTCACCATGGTGACCCATCCACACAGCGACCGGCCCGCCGTGCTGGCCTACCGCGACCGCCGCCTGTTCGCCGTGCTGGTCCTCACCATCGCCGAGGATCGGATCCTGCGCATCGAAGCGACGGTCGACCCCGCCTGA
- a CDS encoding helix-turn-helix domain-containing protein: protein MDHGHDTAADYADPGLEPDVFARNCTSRPVLQNVASRWGVLALVALLAGPHRFSALRRRVDGVSERMLSQTLQTLERDGMVHREVQQAIPPHVEYTLTDLGTEVAQRLGDLIHVLESNMDTIRTAQAAYHRD, encoded by the coding sequence ATGGACCATGGCCACGACACCGCGGCGGACTACGCCGACCCGGGGTTGGAGCCCGACGTCTTCGCCCGGAACTGCACCTCCCGTCCGGTCCTGCAGAACGTCGCGAGCCGCTGGGGCGTCCTCGCCCTCGTCGCCCTCCTCGCCGGCCCCCACCGCTTCAGCGCCCTGCGCCGCCGCGTCGACGGCGTCAGCGAGCGCATGCTCTCCCAAACCCTGCAAACCCTCGAACGCGACGGCATGGTCCACCGCGAGGTCCAGCAGGCCATCCCCCCGCACGTCGAATACACCCTCACCGACCTCGGCACCGAAGTGGCCCAACGCCTCGGGGACCTCATCCACGTCCTGGAATCCAACATGGACACCATCCGCACCGCCCAGGCTGCCTACCACCGCGACTGA
- a CDS encoding SDR family oxidoreductase — protein sequence MTIAVTGASGQLGRLVVEALLRREAGPVVAIVRDLDKVADLAARGVEVRRGDYDDVESLDRALMGVRRLLLVSGSEPGNRITQHTNVIRAAERAGVQLLAYTGILRASESPMLLATEHRGTEEVLAGSSVPHVFLRNGWYWENYLRGLEPALATGVLYGAAGEGRVAAATRADYAEAAAVVLSEDGHGGAVYELGGDEHLTLTELAAVISEVSGKTVRYQDLSAAEYAEALEKNGVPGGFAQILADSDTGLRNGWLDDSTGDLHKLIGRASTPVAEVFRDALGS from the coding sequence ATGACCATCGCCGTCACCGGGGCCAGTGGACAGTTGGGCCGTCTCGTCGTGGAGGCGTTGCTGCGGCGGGAGGCGGGGCCGGTCGTCGCGATCGTGCGCGATCTGGACAAGGTCGCCGATCTGGCCGCGCGCGGGGTGGAGGTCCGGCGCGGTGATTACGACGATGTCGAGTCGCTGGATCGGGCGCTGATGGGGGTGCGGCGGTTGCTGCTGGTCTCCGGGAGTGAGCCGGGGAATCGAATTACGCAGCACACCAATGTGATCCGGGCCGCAGAGCGGGCCGGGGTGCAGCTGCTGGCGTACACCGGGATCCTGCGGGCGTCGGAGAGTCCCATGCTGCTCGCGACCGAGCATCGCGGCACCGAGGAGGTGCTCGCCGGGTCGAGCGTGCCACATGTGTTCCTGCGCAACGGCTGGTACTGGGAGAACTATCTGCGCGGGCTGGAACCGGCGCTGGCGACCGGCGTGTTGTACGGCGCCGCGGGCGAGGGCCGCGTGGCCGCCGCGACCCGCGCCGACTATGCGGAGGCGGCGGCCGTGGTGCTGTCGGAGGACGGACATGGCGGTGCGGTCTACGAACTCGGTGGCGACGAGCATCTCACCCTCACCGAGTTGGCTGCCGTCATCTCGGAGGTGTCGGGCAAAACCGTTCGCTATCAAGACCTGTCGGCTGCGGAGTATGCGGAGGCGCTCGAAAAGAACGGAGTTCCGGGCGGTTTCGCGCAGATCCTCGCGGACTCCGATACCGGTCTGCGCAATGGCTGGCTCGACGACAGCACCGGTGATCTGCACAAGTTGATCGGTCGCGCGTCGACGCCGGTCGCCGAGGTGTTCCGGGACGCGTTGGGCAGCTGA
- a CDS encoding nuclear transport factor 2 family protein — MTSEIAAADRIEIHEVIALHGHVVDDRDADRLGEVFAEDVVMDVDGFGYGTIRGLAAMREVVRTAVAAEHPLGHHVTNIVVLGPEGDGVRARSKGLAIGADGSAGTCIYEDVLRRGPQGWRIGYRKVVARKHPQ, encoded by the coding sequence ATGACATCGGAAATCGCCGCCGCGGACCGGATCGAGATTCACGAGGTGATCGCGCTGCACGGACATGTGGTCGACGATCGGGACGCCGATCGGCTCGGTGAGGTGTTCGCCGAGGATGTGGTCATGGATGTGGACGGATTCGGTTACGGCACGATCCGTGGCCTGGCCGCGATGCGTGAGGTGGTGCGCACCGCGGTCGCCGCGGAGCATCCGCTCGGGCACCATGTCACCAACATCGTGGTGCTCGGGCCCGAGGGCGACGGGGTGCGGGCCCGGTCGAAGGGGCTGGCGATCGGGGCCGACGGTTCGGCGGGCACGTGCATCTATGAGGACGTGCTCCGGCGGGGGCCGCAGGGCTGGCGCATCGGGTATCGGAAGGTGGTGGCGCGCAAGCACCCTCAGTGA
- a CDS encoding NADP-dependent oxidoreductase — translation MKAVRFHAYGDSDVLVHEDADRPTAGAGAVLVRVAATAFNPVDVAIRAGYLRDVFPLTFPHTPGFDMSGVITEVGEGVTDWQTGDAVVAFLPMNEPGAAAEYASAPAETLAAAPKNVNPADAAALPSAALTAWQSLFEHADLQPGQTLLINGAGGAVGGYAVQLAAQAGAQVTATAGPRSADRVRAYGADRIIDHTATPLPQALAGQRFDAALNLVPTNPEETAALVDLVADGGAFVSTTTPAPEDAGRGVRTVRVFVRSDATQLAELVRRVDTGDLKIHVAQRRPLSDLAAVHDDATTGRLPGKTVLIP, via the coding sequence ATGAAGGCAGTACGTTTCCACGCATACGGCGACAGCGACGTCCTGGTCCACGAGGATGCCGACCGTCCGACGGCCGGCGCGGGCGCAGTGCTGGTGCGGGTGGCCGCGACCGCGTTCAACCCGGTCGACGTCGCGATCCGCGCGGGCTACCTGCGCGACGTGTTCCCGCTGACCTTCCCGCACACCCCGGGCTTCGATATGTCCGGGGTGATCACCGAGGTCGGCGAGGGCGTCACCGACTGGCAGACCGGCGACGCGGTGGTGGCTTTCCTCCCGATGAACGAGCCCGGAGCCGCCGCCGAGTACGCGTCGGCACCGGCCGAAACCCTCGCCGCCGCACCGAAGAACGTGAACCCGGCCGATGCCGCCGCACTGCCCTCGGCAGCCCTGACCGCCTGGCAGTCACTGTTCGAACACGCGGACCTCCAGCCCGGCCAGACCCTACTGATCAACGGAGCGGGCGGCGCGGTAGGCGGCTACGCCGTCCAACTGGCCGCACAGGCCGGCGCCCAGGTCACCGCCACCGCCGGTCCCCGCAGCGCCGACCGCGTGCGCGCCTACGGCGCCGACCGAATCATCGACCACACCGCCACCCCGCTCCCGCAGGCCCTGGCCGGACAACGATTCGACGCGGCACTCAATCTCGTCCCCACCAATCCGGAGGAGACCGCGGCCCTGGTGGACCTGGTCGCCGACGGCGGAGCATTCGTCAGCACCACCACCCCGGCCCCCGAGGACGCCGGCCGCGGGGTACGCACGGTACGGGTCTTCGTCCGCAGCGACGCCACCCAACTCGCCGAACTGGTCCGGCGAGTCGACACCGGCGACCTGAAAATCCATGTCGCCCAACGCCGCCCACTGTCCGACCTGGCCGCCGTCCACGACGACGCCACCACCGGACGACTCCCCGGCAAAACCGTCCTGATCCCCTGA
- a CDS encoding TetR/AcrR family transcriptional regulator, which translates to MPDRPRRADARRNYDLVLTAAKQVFGELGVTAPLDEIARRAGVGNATMYRHFPTRRELVIAVYADEVTVLSDLGHTLTESPPAEALFTWLHAFVTHVATKRELPLAIPEDTDGQRTTLYQQWHDTMRTTATELLTRAQQSGEIRPDLDIADLLAAATGIGHATVDDDQAHRLLTILRRGITATPAS; encoded by the coding sequence GTGCCCGACCGACCGAGACGCGCCGACGCGCGCCGCAACTACGACCTGGTACTGACCGCCGCCAAGCAGGTGTTCGGCGAACTGGGCGTGACCGCTCCCCTGGACGAGATCGCCCGCCGGGCAGGCGTCGGCAACGCCACGATGTACCGCCACTTCCCCACCCGCCGGGAACTGGTCATCGCCGTCTACGCCGACGAGGTCACCGTCCTGTCCGACCTCGGCCACACCCTCACCGAATCACCGCCCGCCGAAGCCCTTTTCACCTGGCTGCACGCCTTCGTCACCCACGTCGCGACGAAACGCGAACTCCCCCTTGCCATCCCCGAAGACACCGACGGACAGCGCACCACCCTGTACCAGCAGTGGCACGACACCATGCGCACCACCGCCACCGAACTACTCACCCGCGCACAGCAATCCGGCGAGATCCGCCCCGACCTCGACATCGCCGATCTCCTCGCCGCCGCCACCGGAATCGGCCACGCCACCGTGGACGACGACCAGGCCCACCGCCTGCTCACCATCCTCCGCCGCGGCATCACCGCGACACCGGCGTCCTGA
- a CDS encoding MarR family winged helix-turn-helix transcriptional regulator produces MSESSPAAEGVQPLGPAQLNTYFVLLESVSLLQYQLEQQLRAEGGISYVQFELLARLADAAGPLTMTQLADGVVYSRSGLTYQAGLLEKAGLITRRPDSDDERATAVTLTDEGRALIQRILPGHVELVRRLLFDPLTGEDLRHLGDIMTRVRDHMRTQPARSAAPRKRRREN; encoded by the coding sequence ATGTCCGAGAGCAGCCCCGCGGCCGAGGGTGTCCAGCCGCTCGGGCCCGCGCAGCTGAACACCTACTTCGTGCTGCTGGAGTCGGTCAGTCTGCTCCAATATCAGCTCGAACAGCAGCTGCGGGCCGAGGGTGGCATCAGCTACGTGCAGTTCGAACTGCTGGCCCGGCTCGCCGATGCGGCCGGTCCGCTGACCATGACCCAGTTGGCGGACGGTGTCGTCTACAGCCGCAGCGGCCTGACCTACCAGGCCGGTCTGCTGGAGAAGGCCGGTCTGATCACTCGCCGGCCCGACTCCGACGACGAGCGCGCGACCGCCGTCACTCTCACCGACGAGGGGCGGGCTCTCATCCAGCGCATCCTGCCCGGCCATGTCGAGCTCGTCCGCCGCCTGCTGTTCGATCCCCTCACCGGCGAGGACCTGCGCCACCTGGGCGACATCATGACGCGGGTCCGCGACCATATGCGGACCCAACCGGCCCGCTCGGCCGCACCGCGTAAACGCCGCCGCGAGAACTGA